Proteins encoded within one genomic window of Megalopta genalis isolate 19385.01 chromosome 10, iyMegGena1_principal, whole genome shotgun sequence:
- the mad2 gene encoding mitotic arrest deficient 2, translating to MTETQQKTKCITLKGSAELVKQYLLYGVNSILYQRGIYPPETFEPAEHFGLFVLMSTDDKIKGFLDTVLGQIQEWLIQRKVQKVTLVITNVNTKEVLEKWDFKVDYEGQTSNGLKDATNTGLPDVGTKDSKTIQKEIREVIRQITGTVSFLPLLDCLCSFDILTYTVPDCGIPKEWDETQPVIIANSQEVQLRSFSTSIHKMDTIVSYKNI from the exons ATGACGGAAACTCAGCAGAAAACAAAATGTATAACGTTGAAAGGCTCTGCGGAATTGGTTAAGCAATATCTTC TTTACGGTGTAAACAGTATTTTGTATCAAAGAGGCATTTATCCCCCAGAAACATTCGAACCAGCTGAGCATTTTGGTCTGTTCGTTTTAATGTCGACAGATGATAAAATTAAGGGGTTCTTAGACACTGTTCTTGGCCAAATCCAAGAGTGGTTGATTCAACGAAAAGTACAAAAGGTAACTCTGGTTATAACAAATGTGAATACCAAAGAAGTTTTAGAGAAGTGGGACTTCAAGGTTGACTACGAAGGTCAAACCTCCAATGGATTGAAAGACGCTACAAATACTGGTCTTCCGGATGTTGGAACAAAAGACTCAAAGACTATACAGAAGGAAATACGCGAAGTAATTCGTCAGATCACAG GAACTGTGAGCTTCCTTCCATTATTGGACTGTCTATGCTCTTTCGATATCTTGACCTACACTGTACCTGATTGCGGTATTCCAAAAGAATGGGACGAAACTCAACCAGTTATTATTGCCAATAGTCAAGAGGTTCAATTAAGATCATTCTCCACTTCCATTCATAAAATGGATACTATAGTTAGTTATAAGAATATCTAG
- the Nopp140 gene encoding nucleolar and coiled-body phosphoprotein 1 isoform X1 has product MGSAEELSISALVHDYLLKKDASLAKVFQKKTNAPPLPKGAPSIQEVFQHFQKTSLKKLHIKAQAKDSSSDSSSESEDEAPKKVAQVNGKAAAKAVANNKKEESSDDTSSEDEKPAPKVATTPKPDVKSVVKKQESSDDDSSDEEEKTIKLQPKAVSTPKAVSTPKSVSTPKSVSTPKLMATPKTASTPKAAAAAAKAQESSDDSSDSDSAEETKASVTAKVVTKPSAKPVSKKEKSSSEDSSEEESPVKPILKKPLATPTQVKTPVKKQESSSSDDSDDSDEPSVKQTPNAPVGKPQAKAAVTPAKKSSSDDSDDSSEEETPVAKNVPEMKKSVPQKQTPAKPENQSTVAKRPVAKKESSSSNDSSEEEKSPKKKPKVLPTPVVTKAAAKKKESSSDDSSEEEDEPPPKKVVPPKAPVAKDESSSDDSSEEETPVKVATVKPVVKKAVTPAKTATPAKTATPAKTATPAKTATPAKAVATKKESSSDDSDSDSDEDKTPALTPAVKPAAKKKESSSSDDSSEEEAAPAKVPAQAKVVAKSNAKAKSSSEDSDSDSSEDEKPTTAPIARAAPKQATKEESDSDDSDSDEEVAPKTPLKPEKRKRKEDGNDQTEESQATKGQKNNYSNFVKSNNSFNGEKQSKNIPFRRIKDEEVDLDPKLANNSFEAKETGENQEEGDFKKHGGRGGFGGGRGGGFGGGRGGGFGRGGFRGGRGGGGDRGGRGGGGDRGGRGGFRSGRGGDRGGRGGDRGGRDNFGGRGRGGYDNRRSWGGQGFGGGKSDGFRRSWGDGDGDRGGRGGFRGGRGSFDKRNSFDSPQAQNKKITFDD; this is encoded by the exons ATGGGATCCGCTGAAGAACTGAGTATTTCTGCCCTTGTGCacgattatttattaaaaaaggACGCTTCATTGGCGAAGGTTTTTCAAAAGAAAACAAATGCG CCCCCACTGCCGAAAGGGGCGCCATCGATACAAGAGGTATTTCAGCATTTTCAAAAAACTTCGCTCAAGAAATTACATATAAAAGCCCAGGCTAAAGATAGCAGTTCAGACTCGAGTTCAGAAAGTGAAGATGAGGCTCCAAAGAAAGTTGCACAAGTAAATGGCAAAGCTGCAGCTAAAGCTGTAgcaaataataaaaaagaagagTCTTCGGATGATACGTCTAGCGAAGATGAAAAGCCAGCACCAAAGGTAGCAACAACACCTAAGCCAGATGTAAAATCAGTGGTAAAGAAACAAGAGAGTTCGGATGATGATTCTTCGGACGAGGAAGAGAAGACAATTAAACTTCAACCGAAAGCAGTATCTACACCGAAAGCAGTATCTACACCGAAATCGGTATCAACACCGAAATCAGTATCTACGCCCAAACTAATGGCTACGCCGAAAACGGCATCTACACCCAAAGCTGCTGCAGCAGCAGCTAAAGCCCAAGAATCTTCTGATGATTCTTCTGACTCAGATAGTGCAGAGGAAACGAAAGCAAGTGTGACTGCTAAAGTAGTAACAAAGCCTTCAGCAAAACCTGTCAGTAAAAAAGAAAAGTCTTCTAGTGAAGATAGTAGCGAAGAAGAGAGTCCAGTTAAACCAATTTTGAAAAAACCTCTAGCAACTCCAACACAAGTAAAGACCCCAGTAAAGAAACAGGAATCTTCGTCTAGCGACGACTCCGACGATTCTGATGAACCATCCGTAAAACAAACACCAAACGCTCCTGTAGGAAAACCACAAGCGAAGGCAGCAGTAACGCCTGCTAAAAAATCTTCTAGCGATGATTCCGATGATTCCTCAGAAGAAGAAACTCCAGTTGCAAAGAATGTACCAGAAATGAAAAAGTCAGTTCCACAAAAGCAGACACCAGCCAAGCCTGAGAATCAGAGCACAGTTGCAAAACGACCAGTTGCGAAAAAAGAGTCTTCTTCCAGTAACGATAGCAGCGAAGAAGAAAAATCTCCGAAAAAGAAACCTAAAGTCCTTCCCACACCAGTTGTAACGAAAGCGGCTGCTAAAAAGAAAGAATCGTCTAGCGACGACAGTAGTGAAGAAGAGGATGAACCTCCACCTAAAAAGGTAGTTCCTCCAAAAGCACCTGTTGCAAAGGACGAGTCTTCTAGCGATGATAGTAGCGAAGAAGAAACACCCGTGAAGGTAGCAACGGTTAAGCCAGTTGTAAAGAAAGCAGTAACACCAGCTAAAACAGCGACGCCAGCTAAAACAGCGACGCCAGCTAAAACAGCGACACCGGCTAAAACAGCAACGCCAGCTAAAGCAGTTGCAACTAAGAAAGAGTCTTCCAGCGACgattctgattctgattctgaCGAAGATAAAACACCAGCACTTACACCTGCAGTAAAACCAGCAGCAAAGAAGAAGGAATCGTCCAGTTCTGATGATTCTTCTGAGGAAGAGGCAGCACCTGCTAAAGTTCCTGCGCAAGCAAAGGTGGTAGCAAAATCAAatgctaaagcaaaatcatctaGCGAGGATTCTGACTCAGATTCGTCAGAAGATGAGAAACCAACGACAGCGCCTATCGCTAGAGCCGCTCCAAAACAAGCAACTAAGGAAGAATCGGATTCGGATGATAGCGACTCCGATGAAGAAGTAGCACCGAAAACTCCACTCAAACCAGAAAAGAGAAAACGCAAAGAAGATGGAAATGATCAGACTGAGGAGTCACAGGCCACGAAAGGACAAAAAAACAATTATAGTAACTTCGTGAAATCCAACAACAGCTTCAACGGCGAGAAG CAATCGAAAAATATCCCATTCCGTCGCATAAAGGATGAAGAAGTAGATTTGGACCCGAAATTGGCGAACAATTCATTTGAGGCAAAG GAAACGGGCGAAAATCAAGAAGAGGGTGATTTTAAGAAACATGGTGGAAGGGGTGGTTTCGGTGGAGGTAGGGGTGGTGGATTTGGTGGAGGAAGAGGCGGTGGTTTTGGACGAGGAGGATTTAGGGGTGGccgtggtggtggtggtgataGGGGTGGTcgcggtggtggtggtgataGAGGTGGTCGCGGAGGGTTCAGGAGCGGTCGAGGTGGCGACAGAGGCGGTCGAGGTGGCGACAGAGGCGGTCGAGATAATTTCGGAGGCCGTGGTCGGGGTGGTTACGATAACAGAAGATCGTGGGGTGGTCAGGGCTTTGGAGGGGGCAAATCTGATGGATTCAGGAGATCGTGGGGTGACGGTGATGGCGACAGGGGTGGTCGCGGTGGATTCAGAGGTGGTAGGGGTAGTTTTGACAAAAGGAATTCCTTCGATAGTCCACAagcgcaaaataaaaaaataacgttCGATGATTGA
- the Nopp140 gene encoding nucleolar and coiled-body phosphoprotein 1 isoform X2: MGSAEELSISALVHDYLLKKDASLAKVFQKKTNAPPLPKGAPSIQEVFQHFQKTSLKKLHIKAQAKDSSSDSSSESEDEAPKKVAQVNGKAAAKAVANNKKEESSDDTSSEDEKPAPKVATTPKPDVKSVVKKQESSDDDSSDEEEKTIKLQPKAVSTPKAVSTPKSVSTPKSVSTPKLMATPKTASTPKAAAAAAKAQESSDDSSDSDSAEETKASVTAKVVTKPSAKPVSKKEKSSSEDSSEEESPVKPILKKPLATPTQVKTPVKKQESSSSDDSDDSDEPSVKQTPNAPVGKPQAKAAVTPAKKSSSDDSDDSSEEETPVAKNVPEMKKSVPQKQTPAKPENQSTVAKRPVAKKESSSSNDSSEEEKSPKKKPKVLPTPVVTKAAAKKKESSSDDSSEEEDEPPPKKVVPPKAPVAKDESSSDDSSEEETPVKVATVKPVVKKAVTPAKTATPAKTATPAKTATPAKTATPAKAVATKKESSSDDSDSDSDEDKTPALTPAVKPAAKKKESSSSDDSSEEEAAPAKVPAQAKVVAKSNAKAKSSSEDSDSDSSEDEKPTTAPIARAAPKQATKEESDSDDSDSDEEVAPKTPLKPEKRKRKEDGNDQTEESQATKGQKNNYSNFVKSNNSFNGEKETGENQEEGDFKKHGGRGGFGGGRGGGFGGGRGGGFGRGGFRGGRGGGGDRGGRGGGGDRGGRGGFRSGRGGDRGGRGGDRGGRDNFGGRGRGGYDNRRSWGGQGFGGGKSDGFRRSWGDGDGDRGGRGGFRGGRGSFDKRNSFDSPQAQNKKITFDD, encoded by the exons ATGGGATCCGCTGAAGAACTGAGTATTTCTGCCCTTGTGCacgattatttattaaaaaaggACGCTTCATTGGCGAAGGTTTTTCAAAAGAAAACAAATGCG CCCCCACTGCCGAAAGGGGCGCCATCGATACAAGAGGTATTTCAGCATTTTCAAAAAACTTCGCTCAAGAAATTACATATAAAAGCCCAGGCTAAAGATAGCAGTTCAGACTCGAGTTCAGAAAGTGAAGATGAGGCTCCAAAGAAAGTTGCACAAGTAAATGGCAAAGCTGCAGCTAAAGCTGTAgcaaataataaaaaagaagagTCTTCGGATGATACGTCTAGCGAAGATGAAAAGCCAGCACCAAAGGTAGCAACAACACCTAAGCCAGATGTAAAATCAGTGGTAAAGAAACAAGAGAGTTCGGATGATGATTCTTCGGACGAGGAAGAGAAGACAATTAAACTTCAACCGAAAGCAGTATCTACACCGAAAGCAGTATCTACACCGAAATCGGTATCAACACCGAAATCAGTATCTACGCCCAAACTAATGGCTACGCCGAAAACGGCATCTACACCCAAAGCTGCTGCAGCAGCAGCTAAAGCCCAAGAATCTTCTGATGATTCTTCTGACTCAGATAGTGCAGAGGAAACGAAAGCAAGTGTGACTGCTAAAGTAGTAACAAAGCCTTCAGCAAAACCTGTCAGTAAAAAAGAAAAGTCTTCTAGTGAAGATAGTAGCGAAGAAGAGAGTCCAGTTAAACCAATTTTGAAAAAACCTCTAGCAACTCCAACACAAGTAAAGACCCCAGTAAAGAAACAGGAATCTTCGTCTAGCGACGACTCCGACGATTCTGATGAACCATCCGTAAAACAAACACCAAACGCTCCTGTAGGAAAACCACAAGCGAAGGCAGCAGTAACGCCTGCTAAAAAATCTTCTAGCGATGATTCCGATGATTCCTCAGAAGAAGAAACTCCAGTTGCAAAGAATGTACCAGAAATGAAAAAGTCAGTTCCACAAAAGCAGACACCAGCCAAGCCTGAGAATCAGAGCACAGTTGCAAAACGACCAGTTGCGAAAAAAGAGTCTTCTTCCAGTAACGATAGCAGCGAAGAAGAAAAATCTCCGAAAAAGAAACCTAAAGTCCTTCCCACACCAGTTGTAACGAAAGCGGCTGCTAAAAAGAAAGAATCGTCTAGCGACGACAGTAGTGAAGAAGAGGATGAACCTCCACCTAAAAAGGTAGTTCCTCCAAAAGCACCTGTTGCAAAGGACGAGTCTTCTAGCGATGATAGTAGCGAAGAAGAAACACCCGTGAAGGTAGCAACGGTTAAGCCAGTTGTAAAGAAAGCAGTAACACCAGCTAAAACAGCGACGCCAGCTAAAACAGCGACGCCAGCTAAAACAGCGACACCGGCTAAAACAGCAACGCCAGCTAAAGCAGTTGCAACTAAGAAAGAGTCTTCCAGCGACgattctgattctgattctgaCGAAGATAAAACACCAGCACTTACACCTGCAGTAAAACCAGCAGCAAAGAAGAAGGAATCGTCCAGTTCTGATGATTCTTCTGAGGAAGAGGCAGCACCTGCTAAAGTTCCTGCGCAAGCAAAGGTGGTAGCAAAATCAAatgctaaagcaaaatcatctaGCGAGGATTCTGACTCAGATTCGTCAGAAGATGAGAAACCAACGACAGCGCCTATCGCTAGAGCCGCTCCAAAACAAGCAACTAAGGAAGAATCGGATTCGGATGATAGCGACTCCGATGAAGAAGTAGCACCGAAAACTCCACTCAAACCAGAAAAGAGAAAACGCAAAGAAGATGGAAATGATCAGACTGAGGAGTCACAGGCCACGAAAGGACAAAAAAACAATTATAGTAACTTCGTGAAATCCAACAACAGCTTCAACGGCGAGAAG GAAACGGGCGAAAATCAAGAAGAGGGTGATTTTAAGAAACATGGTGGAAGGGGTGGTTTCGGTGGAGGTAGGGGTGGTGGATTTGGTGGAGGAAGAGGCGGTGGTTTTGGACGAGGAGGATTTAGGGGTGGccgtggtggtggtggtgataGGGGTGGTcgcggtggtggtggtgataGAGGTGGTCGCGGAGGGTTCAGGAGCGGTCGAGGTGGCGACAGAGGCGGTCGAGGTGGCGACAGAGGCGGTCGAGATAATTTCGGAGGCCGTGGTCGGGGTGGTTACGATAACAGAAGATCGTGGGGTGGTCAGGGCTTTGGAGGGGGCAAATCTGATGGATTCAGGAGATCGTGGGGTGACGGTGATGGCGACAGGGGTGGTCGCGGTGGATTCAGAGGTGGTAGGGGTAGTTTTGACAAAAGGAATTCCTTCGATAGTCCACAagcgcaaaataaaaaaataacgttCGATGATTGA
- the Nopp140 gene encoding nucleolar and coiled-body phosphoprotein 1 isoform X3 produces the protein MGSAEELSISALVHDYLLKKDASLAKVFQKKTNAPPLPKGAPSIQEVFQHFQKTSLKKLHIKAQAKDSSSDSSSESEDEAPKKVAQVNGKAAAKAVANNKKEESSDDTSSEDEKPAPKVATTPKPDVKSVVKKQESSDDDSSDEEEKTIKLQPKAVSTPKAVSTPKSVSTPKSVSTPKLMATPKTASTPKAAAAAAKAQESSDDSSDSDSAEETKASVTAKVVTKPSAKPVSKKEKSSSEDSSEEESPVKPILKKPLATPTQVKTPVKKQESSSSDDSDDSDEPSVKQTPNAPVGKPQAKAAVTPAKKSSSDDSDDSSEEETPVAKNVPEMKKSVPQKQTPAKPENQSTVAKRPVAKKESSSSNDSSEEEKSPKKKPKVLPTPVVTKAAAKKKESSSDDSSEEEDEPPPKKVVPPKAPVAKDESSSDDSSEEETPVKVATVKPVVKKAVTPAKTATPAKTATPAKTATPAKTATPAKAVATKKESSSDDSDSDSDEDKTPALTPAVKPAAKKKESSSSDDSSEEEAAPAKVPAQAKVVAKSNAKAKSSSEDSDSDSSEDEKPTTAPIARAAPKQATKEESDSDDSDSDEEVAPKTPLKPEKRKRKEDGNDQTEESQATKGQKNNYSNFVKSNNSFNGEKQSKNIPFRRIKDEEVDLDPKLANNSFEAKKGARGSWGEKANQDLKFTRGKSFRHEKTKKKRGSYRGGQIDTSINSIKFED, from the exons ATGGGATCCGCTGAAGAACTGAGTATTTCTGCCCTTGTGCacgattatttattaaaaaaggACGCTTCATTGGCGAAGGTTTTTCAAAAGAAAACAAATGCG CCCCCACTGCCGAAAGGGGCGCCATCGATACAAGAGGTATTTCAGCATTTTCAAAAAACTTCGCTCAAGAAATTACATATAAAAGCCCAGGCTAAAGATAGCAGTTCAGACTCGAGTTCAGAAAGTGAAGATGAGGCTCCAAAGAAAGTTGCACAAGTAAATGGCAAAGCTGCAGCTAAAGCTGTAgcaaataataaaaaagaagagTCTTCGGATGATACGTCTAGCGAAGATGAAAAGCCAGCACCAAAGGTAGCAACAACACCTAAGCCAGATGTAAAATCAGTGGTAAAGAAACAAGAGAGTTCGGATGATGATTCTTCGGACGAGGAAGAGAAGACAATTAAACTTCAACCGAAAGCAGTATCTACACCGAAAGCAGTATCTACACCGAAATCGGTATCAACACCGAAATCAGTATCTACGCCCAAACTAATGGCTACGCCGAAAACGGCATCTACACCCAAAGCTGCTGCAGCAGCAGCTAAAGCCCAAGAATCTTCTGATGATTCTTCTGACTCAGATAGTGCAGAGGAAACGAAAGCAAGTGTGACTGCTAAAGTAGTAACAAAGCCTTCAGCAAAACCTGTCAGTAAAAAAGAAAAGTCTTCTAGTGAAGATAGTAGCGAAGAAGAGAGTCCAGTTAAACCAATTTTGAAAAAACCTCTAGCAACTCCAACACAAGTAAAGACCCCAGTAAAGAAACAGGAATCTTCGTCTAGCGACGACTCCGACGATTCTGATGAACCATCCGTAAAACAAACACCAAACGCTCCTGTAGGAAAACCACAAGCGAAGGCAGCAGTAACGCCTGCTAAAAAATCTTCTAGCGATGATTCCGATGATTCCTCAGAAGAAGAAACTCCAGTTGCAAAGAATGTACCAGAAATGAAAAAGTCAGTTCCACAAAAGCAGACACCAGCCAAGCCTGAGAATCAGAGCACAGTTGCAAAACGACCAGTTGCGAAAAAAGAGTCTTCTTCCAGTAACGATAGCAGCGAAGAAGAAAAATCTCCGAAAAAGAAACCTAAAGTCCTTCCCACACCAGTTGTAACGAAAGCGGCTGCTAAAAAGAAAGAATCGTCTAGCGACGACAGTAGTGAAGAAGAGGATGAACCTCCACCTAAAAAGGTAGTTCCTCCAAAAGCACCTGTTGCAAAGGACGAGTCTTCTAGCGATGATAGTAGCGAAGAAGAAACACCCGTGAAGGTAGCAACGGTTAAGCCAGTTGTAAAGAAAGCAGTAACACCAGCTAAAACAGCGACGCCAGCTAAAACAGCGACGCCAGCTAAAACAGCGACACCGGCTAAAACAGCAACGCCAGCTAAAGCAGTTGCAACTAAGAAAGAGTCTTCCAGCGACgattctgattctgattctgaCGAAGATAAAACACCAGCACTTACACCTGCAGTAAAACCAGCAGCAAAGAAGAAGGAATCGTCCAGTTCTGATGATTCTTCTGAGGAAGAGGCAGCACCTGCTAAAGTTCCTGCGCAAGCAAAGGTGGTAGCAAAATCAAatgctaaagcaaaatcatctaGCGAGGATTCTGACTCAGATTCGTCAGAAGATGAGAAACCAACGACAGCGCCTATCGCTAGAGCCGCTCCAAAACAAGCAACTAAGGAAGAATCGGATTCGGATGATAGCGACTCCGATGAAGAAGTAGCACCGAAAACTCCACTCAAACCAGAAAAGAGAAAACGCAAAGAAGATGGAAATGATCAGACTGAGGAGTCACAGGCCACGAAAGGACAAAAAAACAATTATAGTAACTTCGTGAAATCCAACAACAGCTTCAACGGCGAGAAG CAATCGAAAAATATCCCATTCCGTCGCATAAAGGATGAAGAAGTAGATTTGGACCCGAAATTGGCGAACAATTCATTTGAGGCAAAG AAAGGTGCACGAGGCTCTTGGGGAGAAAAAGCGAATCAAGACCTGAAGTTCACAAGAGGGAAGTCATTTCGTCACGAGAAGACGAAGAAAAAGCGTGGTAGCTACCGCGGCGGTCAAATAGATactagcatcaattccattaAGTTCGAGGATTGA
- the LOC117220174 gene encoding uncharacterized protein LOC117220174 isoform X2 — protein MRDDSQVSMISSTAERRLTRSLCIYDTCGFLGHRKPFISTLFLFRLPYNTRLDPRRYLQAYNISSASFTMSRYLGLILVITSCGHVYGAKKCEGNGLGLKYAWGDALTDPMDCIGPNNQQYPSAVISRSAKNLWAGGRTARYHQPRTIDPESTRQTLLHNYKVARGDYSMAMESSRNGRAFSSKESCGSPARLCKTRYNTTAPMYGVSLTSGQPVTIVQKFPDLLQQVVFEVCESKECDVVHGECTQTYVPYLFLVIPLGPVTLTGQDYVLVESGCVCKPRNSASATSEPPAVPSF, from the exons ATGAGAGACGATTCTCAAGTGTCGATGATCTCCTCGACCGCGGAACGTCGATTGACTAGATCCTTGTGCATTTACGACACGTGCGGGTTTCTCGGACACAGGAAACCGTTCATTTCCAcgctatttttatttcgtttacccTATAATACTCGACTGGATCCGCGGCGATATCTGCAAGCCTATAATATATCATCGGCAAGTTTCACG ATGTCCAGGTACCTCGGTCTGATCCTCGTTATCACGAGCTGCGGCCACGTGTACGGCGCCAAGAAATGCGAAGGGAACGGGCTGGGTCTGAAGTACGCCTGGGGGGACGCGCTCACCGACCCGATGGACTGCATAGGCCCGAATAACCAGCAGTATCCGTC CGCCGTGATATCGAGAAGCGCGAAGAACCTGTGGGCGGGAGGCAGGACGGCCAGGTACCATCAGCCGAGGACGATCGATCCCGAATCAACCAGGCAGACGCTACTGCACAACTACAAGGTCGCGCGCGGAGACTATTCCATGGCGATGGAGAGCTCTCGGAACG GACGAGCGTTTTCTTCGAAAGAGTCCTGCGGCTCCCCGGCCAGATTATGCAAAACGAGGTACAACACCACGGCCCCCATGTACGGGGTCAGCCTGACCAGCGGCCAGCCGGTGACCATCGTCCAGAAGTTCCCCGATCTGCTGCAGCAGGTCGTGTTCGAGGTCTGCGA GTCGAAAGAGTGCGACGTGGTCCACGGCGAGTGCACGCAGACCTACGTGCCTTACCTGTTTCTGGTGATACCGCTGGGACCGGTGACCCTGACCGGTCAAGATTACGTTCTGGTCGAGAGCGGTTGCGTCTGCAAGCCGAGGAATTCGGCGAGCGCCACGTCGGAGCCTCCGGCCGTCCCAAGCTTTTAA
- the LOC117220174 gene encoding uncharacterized protein LOC117220174 isoform X1, which yields MSRYLGLILVITSCGHVYGAKKCEGNGLGLKYAWGDALTDPMDCIGPNNQQYPSAVISRSAKNLWAGGRTARYHQPRTIDPESTRQTLLHNYKVARGDYSMAMESSRNGRAFSSKESCGSPARLCKTRYNTTAPMYGVSLTSGQPVTIVQKFPDLLQQVVFEVCESKECDVVHGECTQTYVPYLFLVIPLGPVTLTGQDYVLVESGCVCKPRNSASATSEPPAVPSF from the exons ATGTCCAGGTACCTCGGTCTGATCCTCGTTATCACGAGCTGCGGCCACGTGTACGGCGCCAAGAAATGCGAAGGGAACGGGCTGGGTCTGAAGTACGCCTGGGGGGACGCGCTCACCGACCCGATGGACTGCATAGGCCCGAATAACCAGCAGTATCCGTC CGCCGTGATATCGAGAAGCGCGAAGAACCTGTGGGCGGGAGGCAGGACGGCCAGGTACCATCAGCCGAGGACGATCGATCCCGAATCAACCAGGCAGACGCTACTGCACAACTACAAGGTCGCGCGCGGAGACTATTCCATGGCGATGGAGAGCTCTCGGAACG GACGAGCGTTTTCTTCGAAAGAGTCCTGCGGCTCCCCGGCCAGATTATGCAAAACGAGGTACAACACCACGGCCCCCATGTACGGGGTCAGCCTGACCAGCGGCCAGCCGGTGACCATCGTCCAGAAGTTCCCCGATCTGCTGCAGCAGGTCGTGTTCGAGGTCTGCGA GTCGAAAGAGTGCGACGTGGTCCACGGCGAGTGCACGCAGACCTACGTGCCTTACCTGTTTCTGGTGATACCGCTGGGACCGGTGACCCTGACCGGTCAAGATTACGTTCTGGTCGAGAGCGGTTGCGTCTGCAAGCCGAGGAATTCGGCGAGCGCCACGTCGGAGCCTCCGGCCGTCCCAAGCTTTTAA